The Sphingomonas sanxanigenens DSM 19645 = NX02 genome includes a region encoding these proteins:
- the tnpB gene encoding IS66 family insertion sequence element accessory protein TnpB (TnpB, as the term is used for proteins encoded by IS66 family insertion elements, is considered an accessory protein, since TnpC, encoded by a neighboring gene, is a DDE family transposase.) codes for MVLCTREDEHFPIGIAGGDHGGAEGIAVIPSSARVRIAMGHTDMRKGMQGLALLVQQGLKRDPHGGDLYVFRGRAGSLVKIVWHDGIGMSLYAKRLEKGRFVWPSAKDGIVSLTASQLACLLDGIDWRNPQYGWRPQSAG; via the coding sequence ATGGTCCTGTGCACGAGGGAGGATGAGCATTTTCCCATCGGCATCGCCGGCGGCGATCACGGCGGCGCTGAAGGCATTGCGGTGATCCCGTCGAGCGCGCGGGTGCGGATCGCAATGGGCCACACGGACATGAGGAAGGGGATGCAAGGCCTGGCTCTGCTGGTCCAGCAAGGCCTGAAGCGTGATCCGCATGGCGGCGATCTTTACGTGTTCCGGGGTCGCGCCGGTTCGCTGGTGAAGATCGTCTGGCACGACGGGATCGGCATGTCGCTGTATGCGAAGCGGCTGGAGAAGGGCCGGTTCGTGTGGCCATCGGCGAAAGACGGGATCGTGTCGCTGACCGCCTCTCAGCTTGCCTGCCTGCTCGACGGGATCGACTGGCGTAACCCGCAGTATGGCTGGCGTCCGCAGAGTGCCGGATAG
- a CDS encoding DUF1593 domain-containing protein, translating into MRLHTQWLRTAAAAAALASLAFAPFAATGQSESRARPRLFVLSDIGGDPDDKQSMVRLMTYANQIDIEGLVATRHRDGVHPELIEKVVAAYGEVRDNLERHEPGFPAAATLRAGISQGPVIDGMAGIGEGKDSPGSEALIRAVDRADARPLWVSVWGGPGVLGQALWTVRKTRSKAALAAFVAKLRVYAISDQDDSGPWIRREFPGLFYIVSPGVSFHDSTWIGISGDRFHGRFDGADFALVSNEWINRNIRNKGVLGAEYPNWIYQMEGDTPAFLNLVDNGLSDPAHPEWGGWGGRYELYTPKTEKWFLAPETRPIWTNVQDEVLGRDGEWHTSNHATVWRWRPAVQNDFAARMDWTVKPYAEANHPPVPKLDHPAFITAKPGARVDLGATASTDPDGDALSYEWFAYEEAGTRGMMNAVSGVRLDINNADQPKAWLTVKTNRVAPPGTGTMHIILAVTDHGTPRLTRYRRVVIDVVE; encoded by the coding sequence ATGCGCCTTCACACCCAATGGCTCCGCACCGCGGCGGCCGCCGCCGCGCTCGCATCGCTGGCATTCGCGCCCTTCGCGGCCACCGGCCAGTCCGAGTCCCGCGCCAGGCCGCGCCTGTTCGTCCTCTCCGACATCGGCGGCGATCCCGACGACAAGCAGTCGATGGTGCGGCTGATGACCTATGCCAACCAGATCGACATCGAGGGGCTGGTCGCCACGCGCCACCGCGACGGCGTCCATCCCGAACTGATCGAGAAGGTGGTCGCCGCCTATGGCGAGGTGCGCGACAATCTGGAACGGCACGAACCCGGCTTCCCCGCCGCCGCCACGCTCCGCGCCGGCATTTCGCAGGGGCCGGTGATCGACGGCATGGCGGGGATCGGCGAAGGCAAGGATTCGCCGGGGTCGGAGGCGCTGATCCGCGCGGTCGACCGCGCCGATGCGCGACCGCTGTGGGTGAGCGTGTGGGGCGGCCCCGGCGTGCTGGGGCAGGCGCTGTGGACGGTCCGCAAAACGCGCTCGAAGGCAGCGCTGGCGGCGTTCGTCGCCAAGCTGCGCGTCTATGCGATCTCCGATCAGGACGATAGCGGGCCTTGGATCCGCCGCGAATTCCCGGGCCTGTTCTACATCGTCAGCCCCGGGGTGAGCTTCCACGATTCGACGTGGATCGGCATCAGCGGCGACAGGTTCCACGGTCGCTTCGACGGCGCGGACTTCGCACTGGTCAGCAATGAATGGATCAACCGGAACATCCGCAACAAGGGCGTGCTGGGCGCCGAATATCCCAACTGGATCTACCAGATGGAGGGCGACACACCCGCCTTCCTCAACCTGGTCGACAATGGCCTGAGCGATCCCGCGCACCCCGAATGGGGTGGCTGGGGCGGCCGTTACGAGCTTTACACGCCGAAGACGGAGAAGTGGTTCCTCGCCCCCGAGACGCGGCCGATCTGGACCAATGTGCAGGATGAGGTGCTGGGCCGCGACGGCGAATGGCACACTTCCAACCATGCGACGGTCTGGCGCTGGCGGCCCGCCGTCCAGAATGATTTCGCGGCGCGGATGGACTGGACGGTGAAGCCCTATGCCGAGGCCAACCACCCGCCGGTGCCGAAGCTCGACCATCCCGCCTTCATCACCGCCAAACCCGGCGCGCGCGTCGACCTCGGCGCCACCGCCTCGACCGACCCGGATGGCGACGCGCTTTCCTACGAATGGTTCGCCTATGAGGAGGCGGGCACGCGCGGCATGATGAACGCGGTCAGCGGCGTTCGGCTGGACATCAACAATGCCGACCAGCCCAAGGCCTGGCTGACGGTCAAGACCAATCGCGTCGCCCCGCCCGGCACCGGCACGATGCACATCATCCTGGCGGTGACCGACCACGGCACGCCGCGGCTGACGCGCTACAGGCGGGTGGTCATCGACGTGGTGGAGTGA
- a CDS encoding TonB-dependent receptor has protein sequence MSKFALLKCAILASAAFPATALLAQEAPEAEDTGGLTDIVVTAERRSENLQKVPVSVGVASGDDLRTFQSGGDDTLLALSGRIPSLYAETTTGRIFPRFYIRGLGNIDFYLGASQPVSIIQDDVVLEHVVLKSNPVYDVAQVEVLRGPQGSLFGRNTTAGIIKFDTIRPSQQLQGRASASFGSFNTATLDAGIGGAIVPDKLAFRISTLIQHRDDYIDNVFAGTSADGTVTPKKNAMGGFDDRNVRAQLLFTPTESVSILGSAHARWYDGTSTLFLRNALRKGSNDVSDVSRTRVSYDEADNNPQGYDTYGGSINATYEFGSVALTSITAYETTSGYSRGDTDGGAAADFGGIGFGQSQGQIRDLDQITQEVRLASTGDGDFKWQVGGMYFDSRDTTDFYQRAFFLTTAARNPNNWVRLRNVNTSWALFGQASYRVAPNVTITAGARETEDTKKTRLLKTADTAAGVVTYRGRTDVRLSDTKLSWDISALYEASPDVSLYARVARGFRGPTIQGRSAVFNADFTTADSETILSWEAGIKTSLFDNTLRLNATAFTWRVDDIQLNGNDSNGNGVLFNADKADAYGFEADAEWRPVPNLSLTAGLSLLHTEIKDDEVYAQVCALSGVIVCTVEDPTIKVGANTFAQIDGNPLPNAPKYNLNVAARYDLPVGDDGKVFIATDWNVQGYTNFVLYETPEFTSKGNFEGGLKLGYVGGDGAYEVALFARNITNEKNLKGVIENYMAAVLNEPRIIGVSLTGKLR, from the coding sequence ATGTCCAAGTTCGCGTTGCTCAAATGCGCCATCCTCGCCAGCGCCGCCTTTCCCGCGACCGCGTTGCTCGCGCAGGAGGCCCCGGAGGCGGAAGACACCGGCGGGCTGACCGACATCGTCGTCACCGCCGAGCGTCGCTCGGAAAATCTGCAGAAGGTGCCGGTGTCGGTCGGCGTCGCCAGCGGCGACGATCTGCGCACCTTCCAGTCGGGCGGAGACGATACGCTGCTCGCGCTGTCGGGCCGCATCCCCAGCCTCTATGCCGAAACCACCACCGGCCGCATCTTCCCGCGCTTCTACATCCGCGGTCTGGGCAATATCGACTTCTACCTCGGCGCCTCGCAGCCGGTCTCGATCATCCAGGACGATGTCGTCCTCGAGCATGTCGTGCTCAAGTCGAACCCGGTCTATGACGTCGCGCAGGTCGAGGTGCTGCGCGGGCCGCAGGGCTCGCTGTTCGGCCGCAACACCACCGCCGGCATCATCAAGTTCGATACGATCCGCCCGAGCCAGCAGCTTCAGGGCCGCGCCTCCGCATCGTTCGGCAGCTTCAACACCGCCACGCTCGACGCCGGCATCGGCGGCGCGATCGTGCCGGACAAGCTGGCCTTCCGCATCTCGACGCTGATCCAGCACCGCGACGACTATATCGACAATGTCTTCGCAGGGACGAGCGCCGACGGCACCGTCACGCCGAAGAAGAATGCGATGGGCGGGTTCGACGATCGCAACGTCCGCGCGCAGCTGCTGTTCACCCCCACCGAAAGCGTCTCGATCCTCGGGTCGGCGCATGCCCGCTGGTATGACGGCACCTCGACCCTGTTCCTGCGCAACGCGCTCCGCAAGGGCTCGAACGACGTCTCCGATGTTTCGCGCACGCGCGTGTCCTATGACGAGGCGGACAACAACCCGCAGGGCTATGACACCTACGGCGGCTCGATCAACGCGACCTATGAATTCGGTTCGGTCGCGCTGACCTCGATCACCGCCTACGAGACCACCTCGGGCTACAGCCGCGGCGATACCGATGGCGGCGCCGCGGCCGATTTCGGCGGCATCGGCTTCGGCCAGTCGCAGGGGCAGATCCGCGATCTCGACCAGATCACCCAGGAAGTCCGCCTCGCCAGCACAGGCGACGGCGACTTCAAGTGGCAGGTCGGCGGCATGTATTTCGACAGCCGCGACACCACCGATTTCTACCAGCGCGCGTTCTTCCTGACGACGGCGGCGCGCAACCCCAACAACTGGGTGCGGCTGCGCAACGTCAACACCTCATGGGCGCTGTTCGGGCAGGCGAGCTACCGCGTCGCGCCGAACGTCACCATCACCGCCGGTGCGCGCGAGACCGAGGATACGAAGAAGACCCGGCTGCTGAAGACCGCGGACACCGCCGCAGGCGTCGTCACCTATCGCGGCCGCACCGATGTCCGCCTGTCCGACACCAAGCTGAGCTGGGACATCAGCGCGCTCTATGAAGCGAGCCCGGACGTCAGCCTCTACGCCCGCGTCGCGCGCGGTTTCCGTGGGCCCACCATCCAGGGCCGCTCGGCGGTGTTCAACGCCGATTTCACCACCGCGGATTCGGAAACCATCCTGTCGTGGGAAGCCGGCATCAAGACCAGCCTGTTCGACAACACGCTGCGCCTCAACGCCACCGCCTTCACCTGGCGGGTCGACGACATCCAGCTCAACGGCAATGATTCGAACGGCAACGGCGTGCTGTTCAACGCCGACAAGGCCGATGCCTATGGTTTCGAGGCGGATGCCGAATGGCGTCCGGTGCCCAACCTCTCGCTGACCGCGGGTCTCAGCCTGCTGCACACCGAGATCAAGGATGATGAGGTCTATGCGCAGGTCTGCGCGCTGAGCGGCGTGATCGTCTGCACGGTCGAGGATCCGACGATCAAGGTCGGCGCCAACACCTTCGCGCAGATCGACGGCAACCCGCTGCCCAACGCGCCGAAATACAACCTCAACGTCGCCGCGCGCTACGACCTGCCGGTGGGCGACGATGGCAAGGTCTTCATCGCGACCGACTGGAACGTGCAGGGCTATACCAACTTCGTGCTCTACGAGACGCCGGAATTCACCTCGAAGGGCAATTTCGAAGGCGGCCTGAAGCTCGGCTATGTCGGCGGGGACGGCGCCTATGAGGTCGCGCTGTTCGCGCGCAACATCACCAACGAGAAGAACCTCAAGGGCGTGATCGAGAATTATATGGCCGCGGTGCTCAACGAACCGCGCATCATCGGCGTCTCGCTTACGGGCAAGCTGCGATAA
- a CDS encoding DedA family protein, which produces MIETILAAVAAFIIAIIRFSGYWGIMLLMAIESACIPLPSEIIMPFGGYMVSTGELNLFLVATAGAIGCNLGSIPAYEIGKRGGRVAIERWGRYLLLDVKDLEWAERFFAKMGGPAVLIARMLPIVRSFIAFPAGIARMPLVPFHIYTFVGSWPWCFGLAWVGMVLGDKWHSDPRMHQFFHDFHLVFAAVFVAAGAWYIWHRLKTRVGR; this is translated from the coding sequence ATCATCGAAACAATCCTGGCCGCAGTGGCGGCGTTCATCATCGCGATCATCCGGTTCAGCGGCTATTGGGGCATCATGCTGCTGATGGCGATCGAATCGGCGTGCATTCCGCTGCCGTCCGAGATCATCATGCCGTTCGGCGGCTATATGGTTTCCACCGGCGAGCTGAACCTGTTCCTGGTGGCGACCGCCGGCGCGATCGGCTGCAACCTCGGTTCGATCCCCGCCTATGAGATCGGCAAGCGCGGTGGCCGCGTCGCGATCGAGCGCTGGGGCCGCTACCTGCTGCTCGACGTCAAGGATCTGGAGTGGGCGGAGCGCTTCTTCGCGAAGATGGGCGGCCCGGCGGTGCTGATCGCGCGCATGCTGCCGATCGTCCGTTCGTTCATCGCCTTCCCCGCGGGCATCGCCCGGATGCCGCTGGTGCCCTTCCACATCTATACCTTCGTCGGATCGTGGCCGTGGTGCTTCGGCCTTGCCTGGGTGGGCATGGTGCTGGGCGACAAGTGGCACAGCGATCCGCGGATGCACCAGTTCTTCCATGACTTCCACCTGGTGTTCGCCGCGGTGTTCGTCGCGGCCGGCGCCTGGTATATCTGGCATCGGCTGAAGACGCGCGTCGGCCGTTGA
- a CDS encoding DMT family transporter has protein sequence MRSGGWRGGAAAAYAMLGIVMLLWAGNSIVGRAVRNDIPPFTLTFVRWTGAVLVLLPFAARHLVAERRAIVAAWRPILLLAATGVIAFNALLYTALHHTTATNGLLIQAAIPAFVLLFDRVAFGARPAAAAVAGVAISMIGVATIVLRGDLHAIGSFRFATGDLLVLAAVVAWAIYTIALQLRPAIHPLSLLATTFTIGAVAMLPLALTEWPRIVAIDWRPGVVAAFAYVAVLPSVVAFFLYNAAVDALGPARPGQAITLMPLFGALLAAPLLGEDLHGYHLAGMALILSGILVTAILGQRRGAG, from the coding sequence ATGCGTTCGGGCGGCTGGCGCGGGGGCGCGGCCGCCGCCTATGCGATGCTGGGCATCGTGATGCTGCTGTGGGCGGGCAATTCGATCGTCGGCCGCGCGGTGCGCAACGACATTCCGCCCTTCACCCTGACCTTCGTGCGCTGGACCGGCGCGGTGCTGGTGCTGCTGCCCTTCGCCGCGCGCCACCTGGTCGCGGAGCGGCGTGCGATCGTCGCCGCGTGGCGGCCGATCCTGCTGCTGGCGGCGACCGGCGTGATCGCGTTCAATGCGCTGCTCTATACCGCGCTGCACCACACCACCGCCACCAACGGCCTGCTCATCCAGGCGGCGATCCCCGCTTTCGTGCTGCTGTTCGACCGGGTGGCGTTCGGCGCGCGCCCGGCCGCCGCCGCGGTGGCCGGGGTGGCGATCTCGATGATCGGCGTCGCCACCATCGTGTTGCGCGGCGACCTGCACGCGATCGGCAGCTTCCGCTTCGCGACCGGCGACCTGCTGGTGCTCGCCGCAGTGGTGGCCTGGGCGATCTACACGATCGCGCTGCAGCTGCGACCGGCGATCCATCCGCTGAGCCTGCTCGCCACCACCTTCACGATCGGCGCGGTGGCGATGCTGCCGCTGGCGCTCACCGAATGGCCGCGCATCGTTGCGATCGACTGGCGGCCGGGCGTCGTCGCCGCCTTCGCCTATGTGGCCGTGCTCCCCTCGGTGGTCGCCTTCTTCCTCTACAACGCCGCGGTCGATGCGCTGGGGCCGGCGCGGCCGGGGCAGGCGATCACCTTGATGCCGCTGTTCGGCGCCCTGCTCGCCGCCCCGTTGCTTGGCGAGGACCTGCATGGCTATCATCTCGCCGGCATGGCGCTGATCCTGTCGGGCATCCTCGTCACCGCCATCCTCGGCCAGCGACGCGGGGCTGGCTGA
- a CDS encoding sulfite oxidase-like oxidoreductase — MADDDLPEDSKLTRSKRRWAEDGKFLTGHRARPETDRLPPGQHLVRDWPVLDLGAQPDIAAERWRLKVGGLVARPVTLDWAALMALPQTMLRSDIHCVTTWSRYDNDWTGVLTRDLLDLVEPRDEAAFLMLHGYDGYTTNVPLADFADRQAMLVHSWQGRPLERAHGGPVRLVIPHLYFWKSAKWLRGIDVLGADKPGYWEQNGYHMRGDPWDEERYG; from the coding sequence ATGGCCGATGACGACCTGCCCGAGGACAGCAAGCTCACCCGCTCCAAACGGCGCTGGGCGGAGGACGGCAAATTCCTGACCGGCCACCGCGCCCGCCCGGAGACCGACCGCCTGCCGCCCGGCCAGCATCTCGTGCGCGACTGGCCGGTGCTCGACCTCGGCGCGCAGCCGGACATCGCCGCCGAGCGGTGGCGGCTGAAGGTGGGCGGGCTGGTGGCACGGCCGGTGACGCTCGACTGGGCGGCGCTGATGGCGCTGCCGCAGACCATGCTGCGCTCCGACATCCACTGCGTCACGACATGGTCGCGCTACGACAATGACTGGACGGGGGTGCTGACCCGCGACCTGCTCGATCTGGTCGAACCCCGCGACGAGGCCGCCTTCCTGATGCTGCACGGCTATGACGGCTATACCACCAACGTGCCGCTTGCCGATTTCGCCGACCGCCAAGCGATGCTGGTGCACAGCTGGCAGGGCAGGCCGCTGGAGCGCGCGCATGGCGGGCCGGTGCGGCTGGTGATCCCGCATCTCTATTTCTGGAAGAGCGCCAAATGGCTGCGCGGCATCGACGTGCTGGGTGCCGACAAGCCGGGATACTGGGAACAGAACGGCTATCATATGCGCGGCGATCCCTGGGACGAGGAGCGCTACGGCTGA
- a CDS encoding YbhB/YbcL family Raf kinase inhibitor-like protein, whose translation MLEHVPGWLGGLLRNIRAGHAKLVIVDPDLQLGSTVIDLSSPAFANQARLPVRFTADGEGVSPPLVWGPLPEGTMSLALIVEDPDAPAPSPIVHGIVWGLPADEHRLAEGAIAPDGDGEQDGRDVGRNSYFGEGWLPPDPPTGHGNHDYVFQLFALATAPDIGSNPGRSGLVKAMRGNILAAGMLVGTYSRGEDAELRRSEPAGARIAPA comes from the coding sequence ATGCTTGAACATGTGCCGGGGTGGCTCGGCGGATTGCTGCGCAACATTCGTGCCGGCCATGCGAAGCTGGTGATCGTCGATCCGGATCTGCAGCTCGGCAGCACCGTGATCGATCTTTCCAGCCCCGCCTTCGCCAACCAGGCGCGGCTGCCGGTGCGCTTCACCGCCGATGGCGAGGGCGTGTCGCCGCCCCTGGTGTGGGGCCCGCTGCCCGAGGGCACGATGAGCCTGGCGCTGATCGTCGAGGATCCCGACGCGCCGGCCCCCAGCCCGATCGTCCACGGCATTGTCTGGGGCCTGCCCGCCGACGAGCACCGGCTGGCCGAAGGCGCGATCGCCCCCGATGGCGACGGCGAGCAGGATGGCCGCGACGTCGGCCGCAATTCCTATTTCGGCGAGGGCTGGCTGCCCCCCGATCCGCCGACCGGCCATGGCAATCACGATTATGTGTTCCAGCTCTTCGCGCTGGCGACCGCGCCCGACATCGGCAGCAATCCCGGCCGCAGCGGGCTGGTGAAGGCGATGCGCGGCAACATATTGGCCGCGGGCATGCTGGTGGGCACCTATTCGCGCGGCGAGGATGCCGAACTGCGCCGCAGCGAACCCGCAGGCGCGCGCATCGCGCCGGCGTGA
- a CDS encoding helix-turn-helix transcriptional regulator: protein MSPPFVQQEVTPRMMAMGPALRRWRALHRVKQAHAAELFGVAQSTISRWEAGTQAMEPAEHAKVAAVVAARLDAAADRVLAHLVSESPRPVHLVCDLTHRLLALSPSRAAGFGCSPETLIGRSLWRFATDPLRAMEARLADLGWHDGPGPAPVEFQTGANRSTLVPVRHSLCRWTRILLSDGAAARIVETLA from the coding sequence ATGAGCCCGCCCTTCGTACAGCAAGAGGTAACGCCGCGCATGATGGCCATGGGCCCCGCGCTCCGCCGCTGGCGGGCGCTGCACCGGGTGAAGCAGGCGCATGCGGCCGAGTTGTTCGGCGTCGCGCAATCGACGATCTCGCGGTGGGAGGCGGGCACGCAGGCGATGGAACCGGCGGAGCATGCGAAGGTCGCCGCGGTGGTCGCGGCGCGGCTCGACGCCGCTGCGGATCGCGTGCTGGCGCACCTCGTCAGCGAGAGCCCGCGGCCGGTGCATCTGGTCTGCGATCTCACCCACCGGCTGCTCGCGCTGTCGCCGTCGCGCGCGGCGGGCTTCGGCTGTTCGCCCGAAACGCTGATCGGGCGATCCTTGTGGCGGTTCGCGACCGATCCGCTGCGCGCGATGGAGGCGCGGCTGGCCGATCTCGGCTGGCATGACGGCCCGGGGCCGGCGCCGGTGGAGTTCCAGACCGGCGCCAACCGATCGACGCTGGTGCCGGTGCGGCACAGCCTGTGCCGCTGGACGCGCATCCTGCTGTCCGATGGCGCCGCCGCGCGGATCGTCGAGACGCTTGCCTGA
- a CDS encoding putative quinol monooxygenase: MIRRHGIRLALAASLATACAAPALARDHGGVRYADIPAGAYAVVAEVRAKPGKEAALREATLPLVAAVRAEPNNLLYVLHEDRAAPGHFLFYEVFASEADFRAHNATPHVQAWFATLPELADGGVTVTHMAILGNAAPAPR; the protein is encoded by the coding sequence ATGATCCGCCGGCATGGCATTCGCCTGGCGCTGGCGGCATCTCTCGCCACCGCCTGCGCAGCGCCCGCCCTCGCGCGGGACCATGGCGGCGTGCGCTACGCGGATATCCCTGCCGGCGCCTATGCGGTCGTGGCGGAGGTGCGGGCGAAACCCGGCAAGGAAGCCGCGCTGCGCGAGGCGACCTTGCCGCTGGTTGCCGCGGTCCGCGCCGAACCCAACAACCTGCTCTATGTCCTCCATGAGGATCGCGCCGCGCCGGGCCATTTCCTCTTCTACGAGGTCTTCGCGAGCGAGGCCGATTTCAGGGCGCACAACGCCACGCCGCATGTGCAGGCCTGGTTCGCGACGCTGCCGGAGCTTGCCGACGGCGGCGTGACGGTGACGCACATGGCGATCCTCGGCAACGCCGCGCCGGCACCGCGCTGA
- a CDS encoding VOC family protein has protein sequence MNDRKSRNAGALERRDLLRAAAGSAVLTGMATAAPAAAQGGPASATGGLARGSVGARLQGVQHFGLTVQNMERAFELYTEVLGGNEVMRDGDFQGERIHNTLLTDQEILAGERHVNPRTIGVPDLRGGAQRLDVRFVQFDNVVIELLQYRDADQPPGGPNSFAEPLDHMSPAFPRMMHICFHIRDDVDFNIFIRDLEAESARRGMPQVRANRVLTVRTEAARRAAPLDANSNPITEGKSEGWRLIYCKGCEGEQLEFVQALGPVKRTFAAALEARRRMLAALPR, from the coding sequence ATGAATGACCGAAAGTCTCGGAATGCCGGCGCGCTTGAGCGGCGCGATCTGCTGCGCGCCGCCGCGGGATCGGCGGTGCTGACAGGCATGGCGACGGCCGCACCCGCCGCCGCGCAGGGCGGGCCGGCTTCGGCCACCGGCGGGCTGGCGCGCGGTTCGGTCGGCGCGCGGCTGCAGGGCGTCCAGCATTTCGGGCTCACCGTGCAGAACATGGAACGCGCCTTCGAATTGTATACCGAGGTGCTCGGCGGCAACGAGGTGATGCGCGACGGCGATTTTCAGGGCGAGCGCATCCACAACACGCTGCTGACCGATCAGGAGATCCTGGCCGGCGAACGCCACGTCAATCCGCGCACGATCGGCGTGCCCGATCTGCGCGGCGGCGCGCAGCGGCTGGATGTCCGTTTCGTCCAGTTCGACAATGTCGTGATCGAGCTGCTGCAGTATCGCGATGCCGACCAGCCGCCGGGTGGCCCGAACAGCTTTGCCGAGCCGCTCGACCATATGAGCCCGGCCTTTCCGCGGATGATGCACATCTGCTTCCACATCCGCGACGATGTCGATTTCAACATCTTCATCCGCGATCTCGAGGCGGAATCGGCGCGGCGCGGCATGCCGCAGGTCCGCGCCAACCGCGTCCTCACCGTCCGCACCGAGGCGGCGCGCCGCGCGGCCCCGCTGGACGCCAATTCCAACCCGATCACGGAGGGCAAGTCGGAAGGATGGCGGCTGATCTACTGCAAGGGCTGCGAGGGCGAACAGCTCGAATTCGTCCAGGCGCTGGGCCCGGTCAAACGGACCTTCGCGGCTGCGCTCGAAGCGCGGCGCCGCATGCTCGCGGCGCTGCCGCGATGA
- a CDS encoding MFS transporter, with amino-acid sequence MAIALPRHAGSVLLIVSATVLGLAGTDLVLPAVPGLPAVLGGDAAGAQLVLAGYTSGTACGLMLFGELGARFDQRRLLAGSLLAFALVSLLCRWVDAIEALIALRVLQGATGAAAAVFAPGLLRRLFDDGGAVRALGLLGSVEAMAPALAPVAGLWLLRLGGWQASFDLLALLGLLLAAIVWRLRRHLPLPPPVARGSGGYHRLAVDRVFLRYALSHACTLGGLLIFVFGAPTVFVTALGGSITDFIIMQIGGVAGFAIVSNLAGHIAQRFGAERTIMAGTALSAAGTAAMLAYALAGGATPLAVAAIFLSVNVGLGLRGPPGFHRAIVAARGDDARGAALAVVAILLTTSLGTAAVAPFITEGLVPLALGAFLVAGSGVLLLAVLPPLADRPD; translated from the coding sequence ATGGCCATTGCCTTGCCCCGCCATGCCGGCAGCGTGCTGCTGATCGTTTCGGCGACCGTACTCGGACTCGCCGGAACCGATCTCGTGCTGCCCGCGGTGCCCGGCCTGCCGGCCGTGCTCGGCGGCGATGCGGCGGGCGCGCAGCTCGTGCTCGCCGGCTACACGTCGGGCACCGCGTGCGGGCTGATGCTGTTCGGGGAGCTTGGCGCGCGGTTCGACCAGCGCCGGCTGCTCGCCGGATCGCTGCTGGCGTTCGCGCTGGTGTCGCTGCTGTGCCGGTGGGTCGATGCGATCGAGGCGCTGATCGCGCTGCGCGTGCTGCAGGGGGCGACCGGTGCCGCAGCGGCGGTGTTCGCCCCGGGCCTGCTGCGCCGGCTGTTCGACGATGGCGGCGCGGTGCGCGCGCTCGGCCTGCTCGGCAGCGTCGAGGCGATGGCGCCCGCACTGGCGCCGGTGGCAGGGCTGTGGCTGCTGCGGCTCGGCGGCTGGCAGGCGTCGTTCGACCTGCTCGCGCTGCTCGGCCTGCTGCTCGCCGCCATCGTCTGGCGGTTGCGCCGGCACTTGCCGCTGCCGCCGCCGGTCGCGCGCGGCAGCGGCGGCTATCACCGGCTGGCCGTCGACCGCGTGTTCCTGCGCTATGCGCTGAGCCATGCCTGCACATTGGGCGGGTTGCTGATCTTCGTGTTCGGCGCACCGACCGTATTCGTCACCGCGCTCGGCGGCAGCATCACCGATTTCATCATCATGCAGATCGGCGGTGTCGCCGGCTTCGCGATCGTCTCCAACCTCGCCGGCCACATCGCGCAGCGTTTCGGTGCTGAGCGCACGATCATGGCGGGGACGGCGCTGTCGGCGGCGGGAACCGCGGCGATGCTCGCCTATGCGCTGGCCGGCGGCGCGACGCCGCTGGCGGTCGCGGCGATCTTCCTATCGGTCAATGTCGGCCTCGGACTGCGCGGGCCGCCGGGGTTCCACCGCGCGATCGTGGCGGCACGGGGCGACGATGCGCGCGGCGCGGCGCTGGCGGTGGTTGCGATCCTGCTGACGACCTCGCTCGGCACCGCCGCGGTTGCGCCCTTCATCACCGAAGGGCTGGTGCCGCTCGCGCTCGGCGCGTTCCTCGTCGCCGGGTCGGGCGTGCTGCTGCTTGCGGTGCTGCCGCCGCTGGCGGACCGGCCGGACTGA